In one Eschrichtius robustus isolate mEscRob2 chromosome 15, mEscRob2.pri, whole genome shotgun sequence genomic region, the following are encoded:
- the LOC137778112 gene encoding LOW QUALITY PROTEIN: intraflagellar transport protein 81 homolog (The sequence of the model RefSeq protein was modified relative to this genomic sequence to represent the inferred CDS: inserted 1 base in 1 codon): MSDQIKFIVDNLNKEPFRKNCKLITFDSLEPMQLLQVLSDVLAEIDPKQVVDIREEMPEQTAKRMLNLLGILKYKPPGNATDMSNFRQGLVIGSKPVIYPVLHWLLQRTNELKKRAYLARFLIKLEVPSEFLQDETVADTNKQYEDLMEAFKTLHKECEQLKTSGFSTAEIRRDVSAMEEEKDQLIKRVERLKKRVETVQNHQRMLKIARQLRVXEREEFLAQQKQGQKNQLFHAVQRLQRIQNQLKSMRHATADAKPESLMKRLEEEIKFNSYMVTEKFPKELENKKKELHFLQKVVSEPAMGHSDLLELESKINEMNTQISQLIEKKMMRNEPIEGKLSLYRQQASIISRKKEAKAEELQEAKEKLANLEREVSVKTNQTREFDGTEVLKGDEGTRSKL; this comes from the exons ATGAGTGATCAAATCAAATTCATCGTGGACAATCTCAATAAGGAGCCTTTTAGGAAGAACTGTAAATTAATCACATTTGATTCCCTGGAGCCAATGCAACTATTACAAGTTCTCAGTGATGTTCTGGCTGAGATTGACCCAAAGCAAGTTGTTGACATCAGAGAGGAGATGCCAGAGCAGACAGCCAAAAGGATGTTGAACCTTCTTGGTATCCTTAAATACAAACCTCCAGGAAATGCCACGGACATGAGTAACTTTCGTCAGGGTCTGGTGATTGGAAGTAAACCTGTAATTTACCCAGTGCTCCACTGGCTTCTTCAGAGGACTAATGAACTGAAGAAAAGAGCATATTTAGCTCGTTTTTTAATAAAACTTGAAGTACCAAGTGAGTTTCTTCAGGATGAAACCGTGGCTGATACCAATAAACAGTATGAAGATTTGATGGAAGCCTTTAAAACTTTGCATAAAGAATGTGAGCAGCTCAAGACATCTGGATTTTCTACAGCAGAAATAAGAAGGGATGTCAGTGCaatggaggaagaaaaggatCAGCTCATTAAGAGAGTTGAACGTTTGAAGAAAAGGGTGGAGACAGTTCAGAATCATCAACGGATGCTTAAAATAGCAAGGCAACTTCGAG GAGAAAGAGAAGAATTTCTTGCACAACAGAAACAGGGACAAAAGAATCAGCTATTTCATGCAGTGCAGAGACTGCAAAGAATACAAAACCAGTTGAAAAGTATGCGCCATGCAACAGCAGATGCGAAGCCTGAAAGTTTAATGAAGAGGCTAGAGGAGGAGATAAAGTTTAATTCATATATGGTAACTGAAAAATTTCCTAAAGAATTagagaacaagaaaaaagaattgcattttttacagaaagtgGTTTCAGAGCCTGCTATGGGTCATTCTGATCTTCTTGAACTTgaatctaaaataaatgaaatgaacacACAGATCAGTCAGCTGattgaaaagaaaatgatgagaaaTGAGCCAATTGAAGGCAAACTGTCACTATATAGGCAACAGGCATCCATCATTTCTCGTAAAAAAGAAGCCAAAGCTGAGGAACTTCAGGAGGCAAAGG